In Populus nigra chromosome 1, ddPopNigr1.1, whole genome shotgun sequence, one genomic interval encodes:
- the LOC133683191 gene encoding uncharacterized protein At4g04980-like isoform X3: MIRLVKSRTPMGHNLVARELFDILEDEELENDYGSLASTLKQSSSYPSKLVSHAAATDVCAKTRESANISGPPSRLQSLGDQGVKKYSHLMQKNGSIEAQKPNSKVPTSKNTKGVASIMDENSIKTPDDKPGRTGIPRAPPPPANISKEMAQSTPPPVMPSKGSVPDAMPLKKGPPPPPPPPPAMSLKGSAPNGMPPKNVPAPSPLPTMPSKGSAPNSLPLEKGPPPPPPPLVPSKGSIPNAMPLRKGPPPPPPPPVTPSKGSTPNGMPLDNVPAPPPPPMMPSKGSAPNTMLLKKGPSPPPPPQFGAGKSLFQTRPTTKLKRSTQMPNLFRDLRSKMEGSSLTVKTTNVRKVQLGGSKGGKEGLAASLAEMTKRSTYFQQVEEDIKKYSKSIIELKAHINSFQTKDMIKLLKFQSNVESILQFLTDESQVLAKFEGFPSKKLETLRTAAALYSKFDTIVTTLKNWEVVPPLGQLLDKIEKYLSKVKLCPNLMMQRLFISTAYLFSLLKIKLELDAFERSKDEESKKFKSHNIDFEFHIVTKIRESMVNLSSNCMELALKERRESKTAVENQETMAKPDQKTKESVKMLWRVFQLAFRVYSFAGGQDDRAETLAKELADEILIDSPNQ; this comes from the exons ATGATAAGACTGGTAAAATCAAGAACACCGATGGGGCACAACTTG GTAGCAAGAGAACTATTTGACATCCTGGAAGATGAAGAGCTGGAAAACGATTATGGCTCATTGGCTAGCACGTTAAAACAGTCCTCTTCTTATCCCAGCAAGCTTGTTTCTCATGCTGCTGCAACTGATGTTTGTGCAAAAACTAGAGAGTCTGCAAATATTTCGGGGCCTCCATCACGTCTCCAGTCTCTTGGAGACCAGggtgtaaaaaaatatagccACTTGATGCAAAAGAACGGAAGTATTGAGGCACAGAAGCCAAATAGCAAAGTTCCCACAAGCAAAAACACAAAGGGTGTGGCTTCTATTATGGATGAGAATTCTATCAAGACACCAGATGATAAACCTGGTCGAACAGGAATTCCAAGGGCTCCTCCACCACCAGCCAATATCTCCAAAGAAATGGCGCAATCGACACCACCACCAGTAATGCCTTCAAAAGGATCAGTACCAGATGCAATGCCACTCAAAAAGggtcctcctcctccacctccaccaccaccagcaaTGTCTTTGAAAGGATCGGCACCAAATGGCATGCCGCCCAAAAATGTTCCTGCCCCGTCTCCATTACCAACTATGCCTTCGAAAGGATCAGCACCAAATTCCTTGCCACTAGAAAAGGGCCCTCCACCTCCTCCACCGCCTTTAGTGCCTTCAAAAGGGTCAATACCAAATGCAATGCCACTCAGAAAGggtcctcctcctccacctcctccgCCAGTAACGCCTTCAAAAGGATCAACACCAAATGGCATGCCGCTCGACAATGTCCCTGccccacctccaccaccaaTGATGCCTTCGAAAGGATCGGCACCAAACACCATGCTGCTCAAAAAGGGGCCTTCACCTCCTCCACCGCCCCAATTTGGTGCTGGTAAGTCCCTGTTTCAGACAAGACCCACTACCAAACTAAAGAGATCCACCCAGATGCCGAACCTGTTTCGTGATCTCAGGAGCAAGATGGAAGGATCTAGTCTAACTGTTAAGACAACCAATGTAAGAAAGGTGCAGCTTGGAGGTTCTAAGGGTGGCAAGGAAGGATTGGCTGCTTCACTAGCAGAAATGACAAAAAG ATCAACGTATTTCCAGCAAGTTGAAGAAGATATTAAGAAATATTCAAAATCCATCATAGAGTTGAAGGCACACATCAATTCTTTTCAGACAAAGGACATGATAAAGCTGCTCAAGTTTCAAAGCAATGTAGAATCCATTCTTCAATTCCTAACTGATGAATCACAG GTGCTTGCCAAGTTTGAAGGTTTTCCCTCAAAGAAGTTGGAAACATTAAGAACAGCAGCTGCACTGTACTCAAAATTCGACACGATAGTCACTACCTTGAAGAATTGGGAGGTAGTACCTCCCTTGGGACAGCTTTTGGACAAGATTGAGAAATATTTGAGTAAGGTAAAACTATGTCCAAATTTAATGATGCAACGTCTCTTCATAAGTACTGCTTACCTTTTCTCTCTGCTCAAGATCAAATTAGAGCTGGATGCATTTGAACGAAGCAAGGacgaagaatccaaaaaatttaagagccataacattgattttgaattcCACATAGTCACCAAGATTAGAGAATCAATGGTGAATCTTTCTTCCAACTGCATGGAGCTAGCACTCAAG GAGAGGAGAGAATCAAAAACAGCAGttgaaaatcaagaaactaTGGCTAAACCTGATCAGAAAACTAAAGAAAGCGTTAAAATGCTTTGGAGAGTTTTTCAGTTAGCATTTCGAGTCTACAGTTTCGCTGGCGGACAAGATGATCGTGCTGAAACATTGGCCAAAGAATTGGCAGATGAAATCTTAATTGATTCACCAAACCAATAA
- the LOC133683191 gene encoding uncharacterized protein At4g04980-like isoform X1, translated as MEDLHKLYPEALPNIPISVIKGTPVDKRVAHFCKALTHIRDSWMVRFRYDKTGKIKNTDGAQLVDVAYATFDYMIKVARELFDILEDEELENDYGSLASTLKQSSSYPSKLVSHAAATDVCAKTRESANISGPPSRLQSLGDQGVKKYSHLMQKNGSIEAQKPNSKVPTSKNTKGVASIMDENSIKTPDDKPGRTGIPRAPPPPANISKEMAQSTPPPVMPSKGSVPDAMPLKKGPPPPPPPPPAMSLKGSAPNGMPPKNVPAPSPLPTMPSKGSAPNSLPLEKGPPPPPPPLVPSKGSIPNAMPLRKGPPPPPPPPVTPSKGSTPNGMPLDNVPAPPPPPMMPSKGSAPNTMLLKKGPSPPPPPQFGAGKSLFQTRPTTKLKRSTQMPNLFRDLRSKMEGSSLTVKTTNVRKVQLGGSKGGKEGLAASLAEMTKRSTYFQQVEEDIKKYSKSIIELKAHINSFQTKDMIKLLKFQSNVESILQFLTDESQVLAKFEGFPSKKLETLRTAAALYSKFDTIVTTLKNWEVVPPLGQLLDKIEKYLSKVKLCPNLMMQRLFISTAYLFSLLKIKLELDAFERSKDEESKKFKSHNIDFEFHIVTKIRESMVNLSSNCMELALKERRESKTAVENQETMAKPDQKTKESVKMLWRVFQLAFRVYSFAGGQDDRAETLAKELADEILIDSPNQ; from the exons ATGGAGGATCTTCACAAGCTGTACCCAGAAGCCTTGCCGAACATACCTATTTCAGTAATCAAAGGGACACCTGTAGACAAG AGAGTAGCACATTTCTGCAAGGCGTTGACACATATTAGAGATTCATGGATGGTCAGATTCAGATATGATAAGACTGGTAAAATCAAGAACACCGATGGGGCACAACTTG TTGATGTAGCGTACGCAACGTTTGATTACATGATTAAGGTAGCAAGAGAACTATTTGACATCCTGGAAGATGAAGAGCTGGAAAACGATTATGGCTCATTGGCTAGCACGTTAAAACAGTCCTCTTCTTATCCCAGCAAGCTTGTTTCTCATGCTGCTGCAACTGATGTTTGTGCAAAAACTAGAGAGTCTGCAAATATTTCGGGGCCTCCATCACGTCTCCAGTCTCTTGGAGACCAGggtgtaaaaaaatatagccACTTGATGCAAAAGAACGGAAGTATTGAGGCACAGAAGCCAAATAGCAAAGTTCCCACAAGCAAAAACACAAAGGGTGTGGCTTCTATTATGGATGAGAATTCTATCAAGACACCAGATGATAAACCTGGTCGAACAGGAATTCCAAGGGCTCCTCCACCACCAGCCAATATCTCCAAAGAAATGGCGCAATCGACACCACCACCAGTAATGCCTTCAAAAGGATCAGTACCAGATGCAATGCCACTCAAAAAGggtcctcctcctccacctccaccaccaccagcaaTGTCTTTGAAAGGATCGGCACCAAATGGCATGCCGCCCAAAAATGTTCCTGCCCCGTCTCCATTACCAACTATGCCTTCGAAAGGATCAGCACCAAATTCCTTGCCACTAGAAAAGGGCCCTCCACCTCCTCCACCGCCTTTAGTGCCTTCAAAAGGGTCAATACCAAATGCAATGCCACTCAGAAAGggtcctcctcctccacctcctccgCCAGTAACGCCTTCAAAAGGATCAACACCAAATGGCATGCCGCTCGACAATGTCCCTGccccacctccaccaccaaTGATGCCTTCGAAAGGATCGGCACCAAACACCATGCTGCTCAAAAAGGGGCCTTCACCTCCTCCACCGCCCCAATTTGGTGCTGGTAAGTCCCTGTTTCAGACAAGACCCACTACCAAACTAAAGAGATCCACCCAGATGCCGAACCTGTTTCGTGATCTCAGGAGCAAGATGGAAGGATCTAGTCTAACTGTTAAGACAACCAATGTAAGAAAGGTGCAGCTTGGAGGTTCTAAGGGTGGCAAGGAAGGATTGGCTGCTTCACTAGCAGAAATGACAAAAAG ATCAACGTATTTCCAGCAAGTTGAAGAAGATATTAAGAAATATTCAAAATCCATCATAGAGTTGAAGGCACACATCAATTCTTTTCAGACAAAGGACATGATAAAGCTGCTCAAGTTTCAAAGCAATGTAGAATCCATTCTTCAATTCCTAACTGATGAATCACAG GTGCTTGCCAAGTTTGAAGGTTTTCCCTCAAAGAAGTTGGAAACATTAAGAACAGCAGCTGCACTGTACTCAAAATTCGACACGATAGTCACTACCTTGAAGAATTGGGAGGTAGTACCTCCCTTGGGACAGCTTTTGGACAAGATTGAGAAATATTTGAGTAAGGTAAAACTATGTCCAAATTTAATGATGCAACGTCTCTTCATAAGTACTGCTTACCTTTTCTCTCTGCTCAAGATCAAATTAGAGCTGGATGCATTTGAACGAAGCAAGGacgaagaatccaaaaaatttaagagccataacattgattttgaattcCACATAGTCACCAAGATTAGAGAATCAATGGTGAATCTTTCTTCCAACTGCATGGAGCTAGCACTCAAG GAGAGGAGAGAATCAAAAACAGCAGttgaaaatcaagaaactaTGGCTAAACCTGATCAGAAAACTAAAGAAAGCGTTAAAATGCTTTGGAGAGTTTTTCAGTTAGCATTTCGAGTCTACAGTTTCGCTGGCGGACAAGATGATCGTGCTGAAACATTGGCCAAAGAATTGGCAGATGAAATCTTAATTGATTCACCAAACCAATAA
- the LOC133683191 gene encoding uncharacterized protein At4g04980-like isoform X2, protein MEDLHKLYPEALPNIPISVIKGTPVDKRVAHFCKALTHIRDSWMVRFRYDKTGKIKNTDGAQLVDVAYATFDYMIKVARELFDILEDEELENDYGSLASTLKQSSSYPSKLVSHAAATDVCAKTRESANISGPPSRLQSLGDQGVKKYSHLMQKNGSIEAQKPNSKVPTSKNTKGVASIMDENSIKTPDDKPGRTGIPRAPPPPANISKEMAQSTPPPVMPSKGSVPDAMPLKKGPPPPPPPPPAMSLKGSAPNGMPPKNVPAPSPLPTMPSKGSAPNSLPLEKGPPPPPPPLVPSKGSIPNAMPLRKGPPPPPPPPVTPSKGSTPNGMPLDNVPAPPPPPMMPSKGSAPNTMLLKKGPSPPPPPQFGAGKSLFQTRPTTKLKRSTQMPNLFRDLRSKMEGSSLTVKTTNVRKVQLGGSKGGKEGLAASLAEMTKRSTYFQQVEEDIKKYSKSIIELKAHINSFQTKDMIKLLKFQSNVESILQFLTDESQVLAKFEGFPSKKLETLRTAAALYSKFDTIVTTLKNWEVVPPLGQLLDKIEKYLSKIKLELDAFERSKDEESKKFKSHNIDFEFHIVTKIRESMVNLSSNCMELALKERRESKTAVENQETMAKPDQKTKESVKMLWRVFQLAFRVYSFAGGQDDRAETLAKELADEILIDSPNQ, encoded by the exons ATGGAGGATCTTCACAAGCTGTACCCAGAAGCCTTGCCGAACATACCTATTTCAGTAATCAAAGGGACACCTGTAGACAAG AGAGTAGCACATTTCTGCAAGGCGTTGACACATATTAGAGATTCATGGATGGTCAGATTCAGATATGATAAGACTGGTAAAATCAAGAACACCGATGGGGCACAACTTG TTGATGTAGCGTACGCAACGTTTGATTACATGATTAAGGTAGCAAGAGAACTATTTGACATCCTGGAAGATGAAGAGCTGGAAAACGATTATGGCTCATTGGCTAGCACGTTAAAACAGTCCTCTTCTTATCCCAGCAAGCTTGTTTCTCATGCTGCTGCAACTGATGTTTGTGCAAAAACTAGAGAGTCTGCAAATATTTCGGGGCCTCCATCACGTCTCCAGTCTCTTGGAGACCAGggtgtaaaaaaatatagccACTTGATGCAAAAGAACGGAAGTATTGAGGCACAGAAGCCAAATAGCAAAGTTCCCACAAGCAAAAACACAAAGGGTGTGGCTTCTATTATGGATGAGAATTCTATCAAGACACCAGATGATAAACCTGGTCGAACAGGAATTCCAAGGGCTCCTCCACCACCAGCCAATATCTCCAAAGAAATGGCGCAATCGACACCACCACCAGTAATGCCTTCAAAAGGATCAGTACCAGATGCAATGCCACTCAAAAAGggtcctcctcctccacctccaccaccaccagcaaTGTCTTTGAAAGGATCGGCACCAAATGGCATGCCGCCCAAAAATGTTCCTGCCCCGTCTCCATTACCAACTATGCCTTCGAAAGGATCAGCACCAAATTCCTTGCCACTAGAAAAGGGCCCTCCACCTCCTCCACCGCCTTTAGTGCCTTCAAAAGGGTCAATACCAAATGCAATGCCACTCAGAAAGggtcctcctcctccacctcctccgCCAGTAACGCCTTCAAAAGGATCAACACCAAATGGCATGCCGCTCGACAATGTCCCTGccccacctccaccaccaaTGATGCCTTCGAAAGGATCGGCACCAAACACCATGCTGCTCAAAAAGGGGCCTTCACCTCCTCCACCGCCCCAATTTGGTGCTGGTAAGTCCCTGTTTCAGACAAGACCCACTACCAAACTAAAGAGATCCACCCAGATGCCGAACCTGTTTCGTGATCTCAGGAGCAAGATGGAAGGATCTAGTCTAACTGTTAAGACAACCAATGTAAGAAAGGTGCAGCTTGGAGGTTCTAAGGGTGGCAAGGAAGGATTGGCTGCTTCACTAGCAGAAATGACAAAAAG ATCAACGTATTTCCAGCAAGTTGAAGAAGATATTAAGAAATATTCAAAATCCATCATAGAGTTGAAGGCACACATCAATTCTTTTCAGACAAAGGACATGATAAAGCTGCTCAAGTTTCAAAGCAATGTAGAATCCATTCTTCAATTCCTAACTGATGAATCACAG GTGCTTGCCAAGTTTGAAGGTTTTCCCTCAAAGAAGTTGGAAACATTAAGAACAGCAGCTGCACTGTACTCAAAATTCGACACGATAGTCACTACCTTGAAGAATTGGGAGGTAGTACCTCCCTTGGGACAGCTTTTGGACAAGATTGAGAAATATTTGAGTAAG ATCAAATTAGAGCTGGATGCATTTGAACGAAGCAAGGacgaagaatccaaaaaatttaagagccataacattgattttgaattcCACATAGTCACCAAGATTAGAGAATCAATGGTGAATCTTTCTTCCAACTGCATGGAGCTAGCACTCAAG GAGAGGAGAGAATCAAAAACAGCAGttgaaaatcaagaaactaTGGCTAAACCTGATCAGAAAACTAAAGAAAGCGTTAAAATGCTTTGGAGAGTTTTTCAGTTAGCATTTCGAGTCTACAGTTTCGCTGGCGGACAAGATGATCGTGCTGAAACATTGGCCAAAGAATTGGCAGATGAAATCTTAATTGATTCACCAAACCAATAA